Proteins from a single region of Centropristis striata isolate RG_2023a ecotype Rhode Island chromosome 9, C.striata_1.0, whole genome shotgun sequence:
- the ankrd29 gene encoding ankyrin repeat domain-containing protein 29 isoform X1 — MSFKKETPLANAVFWAARKGNLALLQLLLNSGRVDADCRDSYGTTALMVASYSGHYECAKELIMQGADINFQRETGSTALFFASEQGHNDVVKLLFEFGASTEFQTKDGGTALTVASQYGHSKVVETLLKNGANVHDQLHDGATSLFLAAQEGHVTVIRQLLSSGAKVNQPREDGTAPLWMAAQMGHNEVVRVLLLRGADRDADRQDGSTALFKAAYKGHNSVIEELLKFSPSVGLLKNGSTALHAAVMGGNLPTVLLLLGANADPALPNKNNELPADLTQSDRILKALHPKLSNGDS; from the exons ATGTCTTTTAAG AAGGAAACACCCCTGGCTAATGCCGTGTTTTGGGCAGCAAGGAAGGGGAACCtggctctgctgcagctgctgctgaacAGCGGGCGTGTGGACGCAGACTGCAGAGACAGT taTGGGACGACCGCACTGATGGTGGCGTCCTACAGCGGACACTATGAGTGTGCCAAAGAACTCATCATGCAAGGAGCCGACATCAACTTCCAGAGAGAG ACAGGTTCTACGGCTCTGTTCTTCGCCTCCGAGCAGGGACACAATGACGTCGTCAAGCTGCTCTTTGAATTCGGTGCATCGACTGAATTCCAGACGAAG gaCGGCGGCACAGCTCTGACTGTCGCCTCCCAGTACGGACACTCCAAGGTGGTGGAGACCCTCCTGAAGAACGGAGCCAACGTCCACGACCAGCTCCAT GATGGAGCCACCTCTCTGTTCCTCGCCGCCCAGgagggtcatgtgactgtgattCGTCAGCTGTTGTCATCTGGTGCCAAAGTTAACCAACCGAGGGAG GACGGTACGGCCCCACTGTGGATGGCGGCCCAGATGGGTCACAATGAGGTGGTGAGGGTGCTGCTGCTGCGAGGTGCAGATCGAGACGCTGACAGACAA GACGGATCAACAGCATTATTCAAGGCGGCTTATAAAGGACACAACAGTGTCATTGAGGAGCTTCTCAAGTTTTCTCCTTCAGTCGGCCTTCTGAAG aaCGGCTCCACGGCTCTTCACGCTGCTGTTATGGGGGGAAATCTGCCGactgttctgctgctgctgggagccAACGCCGACCCAGCACTCCCCAACAAG aatAATGAGCTCCCTGCAGATCTGACGCAGAGCGACCGCATCCTGAAGGCGTTACATCCCAAACTGTCTAACGGAGACAGCTGA
- the ankrd29 gene encoding ankyrin repeat domain-containing protein 29 isoform X3: MSFKYGTTALMVASYSGHYECAKELIMQGADINFQRETGSTALFFASEQGHNDVVKLLFEFGASTEFQTKDGGTALTVASQYGHSKVVETLLKNGANVHDQLHDGATSLFLAAQEGHVTVIRQLLSSGAKVNQPREDGTAPLWMAAQMGHNEVVRVLLLRGADRDADRQDGSTALFKAAYKGHNSVIEELLKFSPSVGLLKNGSTALHAAVMGGNLPTVLLLLGANADPALPNKNNELPADLTQSDRILKALHPKLSNGDS, translated from the exons ATGTCTTTTAAG taTGGGACGACCGCACTGATGGTGGCGTCCTACAGCGGACACTATGAGTGTGCCAAAGAACTCATCATGCAAGGAGCCGACATCAACTTCCAGAGAGAG ACAGGTTCTACGGCTCTGTTCTTCGCCTCCGAGCAGGGACACAATGACGTCGTCAAGCTGCTCTTTGAATTCGGTGCATCGACTGAATTCCAGACGAAG gaCGGCGGCACAGCTCTGACTGTCGCCTCCCAGTACGGACACTCCAAGGTGGTGGAGACCCTCCTGAAGAACGGAGCCAACGTCCACGACCAGCTCCAT GATGGAGCCACCTCTCTGTTCCTCGCCGCCCAGgagggtcatgtgactgtgattCGTCAGCTGTTGTCATCTGGTGCCAAAGTTAACCAACCGAGGGAG GACGGTACGGCCCCACTGTGGATGGCGGCCCAGATGGGTCACAATGAGGTGGTGAGGGTGCTGCTGCTGCGAGGTGCAGATCGAGACGCTGACAGACAA GACGGATCAACAGCATTATTCAAGGCGGCTTATAAAGGACACAACAGTGTCATTGAGGAGCTTCTCAAGTTTTCTCCTTCAGTCGGCCTTCTGAAG aaCGGCTCCACGGCTCTTCACGCTGCTGTTATGGGGGGAAATCTGCCGactgttctgctgctgctgggagccAACGCCGACCCAGCACTCCCCAACAAG aatAATGAGCTCCCTGCAGATCTGACGCAGAGCGACCGCATCCTGAAGGCGTTACATCCCAAACTGTCTAACGGAGACAGCTGA
- the ankrd29 gene encoding ankyrin repeat domain-containing protein 29 isoform X4 yields MVASYSGHYECAKELIMQGADINFQRETGSTALFFASEQGHNDVVKLLFEFGASTEFQTKDGGTALTVASQYGHSKVVETLLKNGANVHDQLHDGATSLFLAAQEGHVTVIRQLLSSGAKVNQPREDGTAPLWMAAQMGHNEVVRVLLLRGADRDADRQDGSTALFKAAYKGHNSVIEELLKFSPSVGLLKNGSTALHAAVMGGNLPTVLLLLGANADPALPNKNNELPADLTQSDRILKALHPKLSNGDS; encoded by the exons ATGGTGGCGTCCTACAGCGGACACTATGAGTGTGCCAAAGAACTCATCATGCAAGGAGCCGACATCAACTTCCAGAGAGAG ACAGGTTCTACGGCTCTGTTCTTCGCCTCCGAGCAGGGACACAATGACGTCGTCAAGCTGCTCTTTGAATTCGGTGCATCGACTGAATTCCAGACGAAG gaCGGCGGCACAGCTCTGACTGTCGCCTCCCAGTACGGACACTCCAAGGTGGTGGAGACCCTCCTGAAGAACGGAGCCAACGTCCACGACCAGCTCCAT GATGGAGCCACCTCTCTGTTCCTCGCCGCCCAGgagggtcatgtgactgtgattCGTCAGCTGTTGTCATCTGGTGCCAAAGTTAACCAACCGAGGGAG GACGGTACGGCCCCACTGTGGATGGCGGCCCAGATGGGTCACAATGAGGTGGTGAGGGTGCTGCTGCTGCGAGGTGCAGATCGAGACGCTGACAGACAA GACGGATCAACAGCATTATTCAAGGCGGCTTATAAAGGACACAACAGTGTCATTGAGGAGCTTCTCAAGTTTTCTCCTTCAGTCGGCCTTCTGAAG aaCGGCTCCACGGCTCTTCACGCTGCTGTTATGGGGGGAAATCTGCCGactgttctgctgctgctgggagccAACGCCGACCCAGCACTCCCCAACAAG aatAATGAGCTCCCTGCAGATCTGACGCAGAGCGACCGCATCCTGAAGGCGTTACATCCCAAACTGTCTAACGGAGACAGCTGA
- the ankrd29 gene encoding ankyrin repeat domain-containing protein 29 isoform X2 — MSRLLPARFNHNPAVYGTTALMVASYSGHYECAKELIMQGADINFQRETGSTALFFASEQGHNDVVKLLFEFGASTEFQTKDGGTALTVASQYGHSKVVETLLKNGANVHDQLHDGATSLFLAAQEGHVTVIRQLLSSGAKVNQPREDGTAPLWMAAQMGHNEVVRVLLLRGADRDADRQDGSTALFKAAYKGHNSVIEELLKFSPSVGLLKNGSTALHAAVMGGNLPTVLLLLGANADPALPNKNNELPADLTQSDRILKALHPKLSNGDS, encoded by the exons ATGTCCCGGCTGCTCCCTGCACGCTTTAACCATAATCCAGCTGTG taTGGGACGACCGCACTGATGGTGGCGTCCTACAGCGGACACTATGAGTGTGCCAAAGAACTCATCATGCAAGGAGCCGACATCAACTTCCAGAGAGAG ACAGGTTCTACGGCTCTGTTCTTCGCCTCCGAGCAGGGACACAATGACGTCGTCAAGCTGCTCTTTGAATTCGGTGCATCGACTGAATTCCAGACGAAG gaCGGCGGCACAGCTCTGACTGTCGCCTCCCAGTACGGACACTCCAAGGTGGTGGAGACCCTCCTGAAGAACGGAGCCAACGTCCACGACCAGCTCCAT GATGGAGCCACCTCTCTGTTCCTCGCCGCCCAGgagggtcatgtgactgtgattCGTCAGCTGTTGTCATCTGGTGCCAAAGTTAACCAACCGAGGGAG GACGGTACGGCCCCACTGTGGATGGCGGCCCAGATGGGTCACAATGAGGTGGTGAGGGTGCTGCTGCTGCGAGGTGCAGATCGAGACGCTGACAGACAA GACGGATCAACAGCATTATTCAAGGCGGCTTATAAAGGACACAACAGTGTCATTGAGGAGCTTCTCAAGTTTTCTCCTTCAGTCGGCCTTCTGAAG aaCGGCTCCACGGCTCTTCACGCTGCTGTTATGGGGGGAAATCTGCCGactgttctgctgctgctgggagccAACGCCGACCCAGCACTCCCCAACAAG aatAATGAGCTCCCTGCAGATCTGACGCAGAGCGACCGCATCCTGAAGGCGTTACATCCCAAACTGTCTAACGGAGACAGCTGA
- the cts12 gene encoding procathepsin L produces the protein MAYAYDYVVNNGLQTTSSYPYTSVDTQPCYYDSRLAVAHIKDYRFIPKGDEQALADAVASIGPITVAVDADHSSFLFYSSGIYDEPSCNPNNLSHAVLLVGYGSEGGQDYWIIKNSWGSGWGEGGFMRMVRDGRNTCGIASYALYPTL, from the exons ATGGCCTACGCCTACGACTACGTGGTCAACAACGGGCTGCAGACGACCAGCTCGTACCCGTACACCTCCGTG GACACCCAGCCCTGTTACTACGACAGCAGGCTGGCAGTCGCTCACATCAAAGACTACAGGTTCATACCTAAAGGAGACGAGCAGGCTCTGGCCGACGCTGTGGCTTCTATCGGACCGATCACAGTCGCTGTGGATGCAGATCATTCAAGCTTCCTGTTCTACAGCTCAG GAATATATGACGAGCCGAGCTGTAACCCGAACAACCTGAGCCACGCGGTGCTGCTGGTCGGCTACGGCTCTGAAGGAGGCCAAGACTACTGGATCATCAAAAACAG ttGGGGCAGCGGTTGGGGTGAAGGCGGCTTCATGCGAATGGTCCGAGACGGCAGGAACACTTGCGGCATCGCAAGCTACGCCCTGTACCCGACTCTATGA
- the LOC131977820 gene encoding putative uncharacterized protein DDB_G0282133, protein STNNCSTYDCSTYNSSTNNSSTHDCGTYNHSTCNCSTNNPRSYYFSTTNSSTYNCSTNNSRSYYFSTNICSTNNSSTNNSSNYHCSTNNRSTYNCSHQQLQYLQLSTYDCRTNDHSTYDNITNNSCTYNCSTNNCSTYNCRTNNRSRYYFSTNNCSTNNSCTNNSNSYHCSTNNRSTYDCSTNNHRSYYFCTNNSCTYNCSSNNSSSYNCSTNNRRSYNFSTNNCSTNVSSTNNRSTYDGSTNNCSTYDCSTNNCTTYNSSTNNSSTHNCSTNNHITYNCSTNNPRSYYFSTNNHRNYYCSTNNCTTYNSSTNNSSTHDCGTNNDSTWNYQQPQ, encoded by the exons agcaccaacaactgcagcacctacgactgtagcacctacaacagtagcaccaacaacagcagcacccacGACTGtggcacctacaaccacagcacctgcaactgtagcaccaacaaccccagaagctactactttagcaccaccaacagcagcacctacaatTGTAGCACTAACAACAGCAGAagctactactttagcaccaacatctgcagcaccaacaacagtagcaccaacaacagcagcaactaccactgtagcaccaacaaccgcagcacctacaactgtagc caccaacaactgcagtacCTACAACT cagcacctacgactgtagaACCAACGACCACAGCACCTATGACAATAtcaccaacaacagctgcacttacaactgtagcaccaacaactgcagtacCTACAACTGTAGGACCAACAACCGCAGTCgctactactttagcaccaacaactgcagcaccaacaacagttgcaccaacaacagcaacagctaccactgtagcaccaacaaccgcagcacctacgactgtagcaccaacaaccacagaagctactacttttgcaccaacaacagctgcacttacaactgtagcagcaacaacagcagctcctacaactgtagcactaaCAACCGCAGAAGCTAcaactttagcaccaacaactgcagcacaaacgtcagtagcaccaacaaccgcagcacctacgacgggagcaccaacaactgcagcacctacgactgtagcaccaacaactgcaccacctacaacagtagcaccaacaacagcagcacccacaactgtagcaccaacaaccacatcacctacaactgtagcaccaacaaccccaGAAGCTattactttagcaccaacaaccacagaaacTACTACTGTAGCACTAACAACTGCACCACCTacaacagtagcaccaacaacagcagcacccacGACTGTGGCACCAACAACGACAGCACCTggaact